The following coding sequences are from one Bradyrhizobium sp. WSM471 window:
- a CDS encoding branched-chain amino acid ABC transporter permease, with the protein MELFTNQVLAGIATGAIYACMALAVVMIYQAIDHLNFAQGEMAMFSTFISWQLMQWGIPYWAAFVITLALSFVGGIAIERILFKPLAKAPVLTNVAGFIALFAIINSSAGLIWDFTIKQYPTPFGSSPFLGSQLISTHQAGMIGVTVLLLLGLYFFFQYTKIGLAMRAAASVPESARLVGINTSWMIALGWGMASAIGAIAGMLIAPVVFLEPNMMGGVLIYGFAAAVLGGLTSPFGAVVGGFLVGVFENLAGTYIPGVGNELKLPIALALIISVLVVKPAGLFGRQIVKRV; encoded by the coding sequence ATGGAGCTGTTCACCAACCAAGTGCTGGCCGGCATCGCCACGGGCGCGATCTACGCCTGCATGGCGCTCGCCGTGGTCATGATCTACCAGGCGATCGACCACCTCAACTTCGCGCAGGGCGAGATGGCGATGTTCTCGACCTTCATCTCCTGGCAGCTGATGCAATGGGGCATCCCCTATTGGGCCGCCTTCGTGATCACGCTGGCCTTGTCCTTTGTCGGCGGCATCGCGATCGAGCGCATCCTGTTCAAGCCGCTCGCCAAGGCGCCGGTGCTGACCAACGTCGCCGGTTTCATCGCGCTGTTCGCGATCATCAACTCCTCGGCCGGCCTGATCTGGGACTTCACCATCAAGCAGTATCCGACCCCGTTCGGCTCCTCGCCCTTCCTCGGCAGCCAGCTGATCTCGACCCACCAGGCCGGCATGATCGGCGTCACCGTGCTGCTGCTGCTCGGCCTCTACTTCTTCTTCCAGTACACCAAGATCGGCCTCGCCATGCGCGCGGCCGCCTCCGTGCCTGAATCGGCGCGGCTGGTCGGCATCAACACCAGCTGGATGATTGCGCTCGGCTGGGGCATGGCGTCCGCGATCGGTGCGATCGCCGGCATGCTGATCGCACCGGTCGTGTTCCTCGAGCCCAACATGATGGGCGGCGTGCTGATCTACGGCTTTGCCGCGGCGGTGCTCGGCGGACTGACCAGCCCGTTCGGCGCCGTGGTCGGCGGCTTCCTGGTCGGTGTCTTCGAAAACCTCGCCGGCACCTACATTCCTGGCGTCGGCAACGAGTTGAAGCTTCCGATCGCGCTCGCGCTGATCATTTCCGTCCTGGTCGTCAAACCCGCTGGCCTGTTCGGCCGGCAAATCGTCAAGCGAGTTTGA
- a CDS encoding ABC transporter ATP-binding protein, translating into MTTLLNVKDLRAYYGQVQALHGLSFSLSEGSLTTLLGANGAGKTTTLRAICNMVRSTGGIEFDGKPLNNRSTESIVRFGIAHVPQGRGTFTTMTVEENLQLGAITRKDSAGIVSDIERMYAHFPVLKQRHTQQAGTLSGGEQQMLAVARALMLRPRLMLLDEPSFGLAPLVVRDLFGILGKINREDKVSILVVEQNAQLALELADQAYVIETGRIVMSGNAKDIANNEEIRKSYLGY; encoded by the coding sequence ATGACGACGCTGCTCAACGTCAAGGACCTGCGCGCCTATTACGGCCAGGTCCAAGCGCTCCACGGCCTGTCCTTCTCGCTCAGCGAGGGATCGCTGACCACGCTGCTGGGGGCCAACGGCGCCGGCAAGACCACCACGCTACGCGCGATCTGCAACATGGTGCGCTCGACCGGCGGCATCGAGTTCGACGGCAAGCCGCTGAACAACCGCTCCACGGAGAGCATCGTGCGGTTCGGCATCGCCCATGTGCCGCAGGGCCGCGGCACCTTCACCACCATGACGGTGGAGGAAAACCTCCAGCTCGGCGCAATCACCCGCAAGGACAGCGCCGGCATCGTCTCCGACATCGAACGCATGTATGCGCATTTCCCGGTGCTCAAGCAGCGGCATACCCAGCAGGCCGGCACGCTCTCGGGCGGCGAGCAGCAGATGCTCGCGGTCGCCCGCGCCCTGATGCTGCGGCCGCGGCTGATGCTGCTGGACGAGCCTTCGTTCGGCCTGGCGCCGCTGGTGGTGCGCGACCTGTTCGGCATCCTCGGCAAGATCAATCGCGAGGACAAGGTGTCGATCCTGGTGGTCGAGCAGAACGCCCAGCTCGCGCTCGAGCTCGCCGACCAGGCCTATGTGATCGAGACCGGGCGCATCGTGATGTCGGGCAACGCCAAGGACATCGCGAACAACGAAGAAATCCGCAAATCCTACCTGGGTTACTGA
- a CDS encoding IclR family transcriptional regulator has protein sequence MKRTGKKTATDRNFVVALSRGLDVLRAFQPSDGLLGNQEIAARTNLPKPTVSRLTYTLTKLGYLTPVPRFEKYQLAPAAMALGYAALSNLGVRHLSEPFREEMMRATGGAVAVGGRDRHSMIYFGQSRGSETVGVQLDVGSRVPIATSAMGRAYFWALEENDRAELSRVLREHYGSRWPKMRDGLERSGETVAKYGFAISVGDWHDDIGAAGVALRLNDGTGPYAFNCGAPAFRFTEERLITDIGPRLLAMVRNIEAALGGLMPHSKKDVSKKLKSGGKVARVAEGIR, from the coding sequence ATGAAGCGTACAGGAAAGAAGACAGCGACCGACCGGAATTTCGTCGTCGCGCTTTCCCGCGGACTCGACGTATTGCGTGCATTCCAGCCCAGCGACGGACTTCTTGGCAATCAGGAAATCGCGGCCCGTACCAATTTGCCCAAACCGACCGTTTCGCGGCTGACCTATACGTTGACGAAGCTCGGCTATCTGACGCCGGTTCCCCGCTTCGAGAAATATCAGCTTGCGCCGGCCGCGATGGCGCTCGGCTACGCCGCGTTATCCAATCTCGGCGTTCGGCATTTGTCCGAACCGTTCCGCGAGGAAATGATGCGTGCGACCGGCGGAGCCGTTGCCGTCGGCGGCCGCGACCGTCACAGCATGATCTATTTCGGGCAAAGCCGCGGCAGCGAGACGGTCGGCGTTCAACTTGACGTCGGCTCCCGCGTGCCGATTGCAACCAGCGCGATGGGCCGTGCCTATTTCTGGGCGCTCGAGGAGAACGATCGGGCGGAACTGTCTCGTGTCTTGCGCGAACATTACGGCAGCCGCTGGCCCAAGATGCGCGACGGTTTGGAACGCTCTGGCGAGACGGTCGCTAAATACGGATTTGCGATTTCGGTCGGCGACTGGCACGACGATATCGGTGCTGCCGGCGTCGCGCTCAGGCTCAACGACGGAACCGGTCCCTACGCATTCAATTGCGGCGCGCCGGCATTCCGCTTCACGGAAGAGCGTTTGATCACCGACATTGGACCGCGTCTGCTTGCGATGGTAAGGAACATCGAAGCGGCACTTGGAGGTCTGATGCCGCATTCCAAAAAAGACGTCAGCAAAAAGCTGAAATCAGGAGGGAAAGTTGCGCGTGTGGCCGAGGGGATCAGATAG
- a CDS encoding 3-hydroxyacyl-CoA dehydrogenase NAD-binding domain-containing protein: MSEVVKLERHDEVGIVTVDSPPVNALSAAVRGGILECIKAAVADPAIKGIVLTCAGRTFIAGADITEFGKPPKPPALNDVLSEIENSPKPVVAAIHGTALGGGLEVALACHFRVAVKEAKLGLPEVKLGLLPGAGGTQRLPRAVGPELAVKMIVGGDPIGAAEALKNGLIEEIVEGPAAGGEAFVRKLLAEKRPLRRLRDDDSKIAAARADRSIFTNAVAAMTKKSRGLEAPFAAADAVGYAIDLPFDEGLKKEREGFLKLVASDQSKAQRYAFFAEREASKIAGVPEGTKPRPVNRVAILGAGTMGGGIAMSFANAGVPVTLIETGEEQLKRGMGIMQKNWEATAARGGIPADAPAKRMALINGVVGIENVGDADLVIEAVFETMAVKKEVFGKLDQYVKPGAVLASNTSYLNIDEIAKSTKRPQDVLGMHFFSPANVMKLCEIVRADKTAPDALVTAVNIARKIAKVPAVVGVCDGFVGNRMLAQRGKQSEKLLFEGALPQQVDAVVTKFGMPMGPFAMGDLAGLDIGWRSRKDRGIKSEIADALCEAGRFGQKTGKGYYKYEAGSRSALPDPEVEKLIDETLLRLGRKKRVVSDDEILERMMYPMINEGAKILEEGIAARPSDIDVVWLYGYGWPIYRGGPMFWADTVGLKHIADRLSFYAKETNDPSLEPAPLLKKLAAEGKTFASLAAGSKAA, from the coding sequence GTGAGCGAAGTGGTCAAGCTTGAGCGTCATGACGAAGTCGGGATCGTCACGGTCGACAGCCCTCCGGTCAACGCGCTGAGCGCCGCGGTTCGTGGCGGAATTCTGGAGTGCATCAAGGCCGCAGTCGCCGATCCCGCCATCAAGGGCATCGTGCTGACCTGTGCCGGCCGCACCTTCATCGCGGGCGCCGACATCACCGAATTCGGCAAGCCGCCGAAGCCGCCCGCCCTCAACGACGTGCTTTCCGAGATCGAGAACTCGCCGAAGCCGGTCGTGGCCGCGATCCACGGCACCGCGCTCGGCGGCGGTCTCGAGGTCGCGCTCGCCTGTCATTTCCGCGTCGCGGTGAAGGAAGCCAAGCTCGGCCTGCCCGAGGTGAAGCTCGGCCTGCTGCCGGGCGCCGGTGGCACCCAGCGTCTGCCACGCGCGGTCGGACCGGAGCTCGCGGTCAAGATGATCGTCGGCGGTGATCCGATCGGTGCGGCGGAAGCGCTCAAGAACGGTCTGATCGAGGAGATCGTCGAGGGCCCGGCCGCCGGAGGCGAAGCCTTCGTACGAAAGCTGCTGGCTGAAAAGCGTCCGCTGCGCCGCCTGCGTGACGACGACTCCAAGATCGCAGCGGCCAGGGCTGACCGCTCGATCTTCACCAATGCGGTCGCCGCCATGACCAAGAAGTCGCGCGGCCTGGAAGCGCCGTTCGCGGCGGCCGACGCCGTCGGCTACGCCATCGACCTGCCGTTCGACGAAGGCCTCAAGAAGGAGCGCGAGGGCTTCCTGAAGCTCGTCGCCAGCGATCAGTCCAAGGCGCAGCGTTATGCCTTCTTCGCCGAGCGCGAGGCCAGCAAGATCGCCGGCGTTCCTGAAGGGACCAAGCCGCGGCCCGTGAACCGCGTCGCCATCCTCGGCGCCGGCACGATGGGCGGCGGCATCGCGATGTCCTTTGCCAATGCCGGCGTTCCCGTCACCCTGATCGAGACCGGCGAGGAGCAGCTCAAGCGCGGCATGGGCATCATGCAGAAGAACTGGGAAGCGACCGCGGCGCGCGGCGGCATCCCGGCGGACGCGCCCGCCAAGCGCATGGCGCTGATCAACGGCGTCGTGGGCATCGAGAACGTCGGCGACGCCGACCTCGTCATCGAAGCCGTGTTCGAGACCATGGCGGTGAAGAAGGAAGTGTTCGGCAAGCTCGACCAATACGTCAAGCCGGGCGCCGTGCTCGCCTCCAACACCTCCTACCTGAACATCGACGAGATCGCGAAGTCGACCAAGCGTCCGCAGGACGTGCTCGGCATGCACTTCTTCTCGCCCGCCAACGTCATGAAATTGTGCGAGATCGTGCGCGCCGACAAGACCGCGCCGGATGCGCTGGTGACTGCTGTCAACATCGCCCGCAAGATCGCAAAGGTGCCGGCCGTGGTCGGTGTCTGCGACGGCTTTGTCGGCAACCGCATGCTGGCCCAGCGCGGCAAGCAGTCCGAAAAGCTGCTGTTCGAAGGTGCGCTGCCGCAGCAGGTCGACGCCGTCGTGACGAAATTCGGCATGCCGATGGGGCCGTTCGCGATGGGTGACCTCGCCGGGCTCGACATCGGCTGGCGCTCGCGCAAGGACCGCGGCATCAAGTCGGAGATTGCCGACGCGCTCTGCGAAGCCGGCCGCTTCGGCCAGAAGACCGGCAAGGGCTACTACAAATACGAGGCCGGCTCCCGTTCGGCGCTGCCCGATCCCGAAGTCGAGAAGCTGATCGACGAGACGCTGCTTCGTTTGGGCCGCAAGAAGCGCGTCGTCAGCGACGACGAGATCCTCGAGCGCATGATGTATCCGATGATCAACGAGGGCGCGAAGATCCTGGAGGAAGGTATCGCCGCGCGCCCGTCCGATATCGACGTGGTCTGGCTCTATGGCTATGGCTGGCCGATCTACCGAGGCGGCCCGATGTTCTGGGCCGACACCGTCGGCCTCAAGCACATCGCCGATCGTCTCTCCTTCTATGCCAAGGAGACCAACGATCCCAGCCTCGAGCCCGCGCCGCTGCTGAAGAAGCTCGCAGCCGAAGGCAAGACCTTCGCCTCGCTCGCGGCCGGCTCGAAAGCCGCGTGA
- a CDS encoding ABC transporter ATP-binding protein — translation MTQAQLAQGTSPLLAVRDVSVVFGGIVALNGVSFDMHKGQILGLIGPNGAGKTTLFNCLSRLYQPSSGDILMEGASILTRPPHRIAEIGIGRTFQNVALFPNLSVMDNVRVGTHARTSSDIISDSLRLAWVRRSESDVNKKVHEILAYLDLEDVAHTVVSGLPFGTQKRVELARALAADPKILLLDEPAGGLNHEEVYVLGDLIRRIRDERHMTVLLVEHHMGLVMSIADHVVALNFGKKLAEGTPAQVQADPDVIKAYLGSKDQ, via the coding sequence ATGACGCAGGCACAGCTCGCGCAGGGGACATCGCCCCTGCTCGCGGTTCGCGACGTCAGCGTCGTGTTCGGCGGCATCGTTGCGCTCAACGGCGTGTCCTTTGACATGCACAAGGGCCAGATCCTCGGCTTGATCGGCCCTAACGGCGCCGGCAAGACCACGCTCTTCAACTGCCTGTCGCGGCTCTACCAGCCGTCGTCCGGCGACATCCTGATGGAGGGCGCCAGCATCCTGACGCGCCCGCCGCACCGGATCGCGGAGATCGGCATCGGCCGCACCTTCCAGAACGTGGCGCTGTTTCCGAATTTGTCGGTGATGGACAATGTCCGCGTCGGCACCCATGCCCGCACCTCCAGCGACATCATCAGCGACTCGCTGCGGCTGGCCTGGGTTCGCCGCAGCGAGAGCGACGTCAACAAGAAGGTGCATGAGATCCTCGCCTATCTCGACCTCGAGGACGTCGCCCACACCGTCGTGTCGGGCCTGCCGTTCGGCACGCAGAAGCGCGTCGAGCTGGCGCGCGCTCTCGCTGCCGATCCGAAGATCCTGCTGCTCGACGAGCCCGCCGGCGGCCTCAACCACGAGGAAGTCTACGTGCTCGGCGACCTCATCCGCCGCATCCGCGACGAACGCCATATGACCGTGCTGCTGGTCGAGCATCACATGGGCCTCGTGATGTCGATCGCCGACCACGTCGTCGCGCTGAATTTCGGCAAGAAGCTCGCGGAAGGCACGCCGGCCCAGGTGCAGGCGGATCCCGACGTCATCAAGGCCTATCTCGGGAGCAAGGACCAATGA
- a CDS encoding branched-chain amino acid ABC transporter permease has protein sequence MSAAEDVVTEATAVEAVPKRAMTLGTGTSLLVLAVLLVVPMFVKNFIIFQMTMLLIYGLAVLALNILTGGSGQFSLGQSAFYAVGAYTSAVLMEYFNVNYALTIPISAAVCFGFGYLFGKPALRLSGVYLALATFALATAMPQLLKLNFLEHWTGGVQGLVVTKPDAPFGLPMSQDTWLYYFSLAVVLAIYIFSVNLLRSRSGRAFMAIRDNEIAASSMGVNVALYKTLAFGVSAGITGVAGSLGAIAVQFVAPDSYTITLAISLFLGMVVGGVGWLPGSFVGAAFIIFVPNMAEGISKGLSGAVFGVLLFAVIYLVPHGARQIAIMGQQLVGRLRNN, from the coding sequence ATGAGCGCTGCAGAAGACGTCGTCACGGAAGCCACGGCAGTCGAGGCGGTTCCGAAGCGGGCAATGACGCTGGGCACGGGCACCTCCCTGTTAGTACTGGCGGTGCTGTTGGTCGTGCCGATGTTCGTCAAGAACTTCATCATCTTCCAGATGACGATGCTCCTGATCTACGGGCTCGCGGTGCTGGCCTTGAACATCCTGACGGGCGGCTCCGGCCAGTTCTCGCTCGGCCAGAGCGCCTTCTACGCCGTGGGCGCTTATACCTCGGCGGTGCTGATGGAATACTTCAACGTCAACTATGCGCTGACAATTCCGATTTCCGCCGCGGTCTGCTTCGGATTCGGCTACCTGTTCGGCAAGCCGGCGCTGCGGCTGTCGGGCGTCTATCTCGCGCTCGCGACCTTTGCGCTTGCCACCGCGATGCCGCAGCTGCTGAAGCTGAACTTCCTCGAGCACTGGACGGGCGGCGTGCAGGGCCTCGTCGTCACCAAACCCGACGCGCCGTTCGGGTTGCCGATGTCACAGGACACGTGGCTCTACTACTTCTCGCTTGCCGTCGTGCTCGCGATCTACATCTTCTCGGTGAACCTGCTGCGCTCCCGGTCGGGCCGCGCCTTCATGGCGATCCGCGACAACGAGATCGCGGCCTCCTCGATGGGCGTCAACGTCGCACTGTACAAGACGCTGGCCTTCGGCGTGTCCGCCGGCATCACCGGCGTTGCCGGCTCGCTTGGCGCCATCGCCGTGCAGTTCGTCGCGCCCGACAGCTACACGATCACGCTCGCGATCTCGCTGTTCCTCGGCATGGTCGTCGGTGGCGTCGGCTGGCTGCCCGGCTCGTTCGTCGGCGCAGCCTTCATCATCTTCGTGCCGAACATGGCGGAGGGCATCTCCAAGGGCCTCTCCGGCGCCGTGTTCGGCGTACTCCTGTTCGCCGTCATCTACCTCGTGCCGCACGGCGCGAGGCAGATCGCGATCATGGGCCAGCAACTCGTCGGCCGGCTCAGAAACAACTGA